Proteins from one Rosa chinensis cultivar Old Blush chromosome 7, RchiOBHm-V2, whole genome shotgun sequence genomic window:
- the LOC112176331 gene encoding probable inactive poly [ADP-ribose] polymerase SRO3 isoform X1, with product MASHAAADDQTLRADNFVKAVTVRVPSTPRKLRDDHGDDGDSTCCSARSSRAELAANFKRSVAPARVMFYESGSWTNFPGRVVELLRSGFFERKAVLHLEIEGSTYLFDFARMLQIDSGTGSQRSIAWIDDNGKCFFPRRFISDELGCGGSDSPKIEIEIRVDVSGRSSGKRKRDDEVGEEENEVTSFKRQAQPQTNPKPQSSSETWPNVKLLREGERAYTAVSNFFLKGIRRIDPAATISAIRQCVRSGPLDKARLEVFQKQIEITKAARGSANVVHAWYGASSRDIQGILTHGFGLPSKVSGSHGVGLYLSHLSLPFSSGLLQPDDNGEKHVLLCRVILGNVEKVEAGSQQCYPSSMEFDTGVDDPRTPTRYVVWPTNMNRHVLPECVVSYKPSDHVPGSLPRKYHVAELISRVRNSLPPSKVQQLSNLVHGLKAGKLARNDFCRQFRLVVGEQLLRSAIPEMRGSEQGHFCSMTLLCVKITHMVLESNISMTLIKRFRD from the exons ATGGCCTCCCACGCCGCCGCCGACGACCAAACCCTCAGGGCCGATAATTTCGTCAAGGCCGTCACCGTTAGGGTTCCGTCGACGCCGCGGAAGCTCCGCGACGACCACGGCGACGACGGTGACTCCACTTGTTGCTCGGCGCGGAGTAGTcgggccgagctggcagccAATTTCAAGCGCAGCGTGGCGCCGGCGCGGGTCATGTTCTACGAGAGCGGGTCCTGGACCAACTTCCCGGGCCGGGTCGTCGAATTGCTCCGGTCGGGTTTCTTTGAGCGCAAGGCGGTGCTCCACTTGGAAATCgaggggtcaacgtacctgttTGACTTCGCGCGCATGCTGCAGATTGATTCCGGCACAGGGAGTCAGCGATCGATTGCGTGGATTGACGACAACGGGAAATGCTTTTTTCCGAGGCGGTTTATCAGCGACGAGCTGGGCTGTGGCGGGTCGGACAGTCCGAAGATCGAAATTGAGATCCGGGTCGACGTTTCGGGTCGGAGTTCGGgtaagagaaaaagagatgatgagGTAGGAGAAGAAGAGAACGAAGTGACGTCGTTTAAGCGGCAGGCTCAGCCTCAGACAAACCCAAAGCCTCAGAGCTCTTCGGAAACTTGGCCGAATGTGAAATtgttgagagagggagagagagcttaCACGGCGGTGAGCAATTTCTTTCTCAAAGGGATCAGAAGAATCGATCCTGCGGCTACGATCAGTGCCATTCGTCAGTGTGTTCGCTCTGGGCCGTTGGATAAGGCTCGCTTGGAGGTCTTTCAGAAGCAAATTGAAATCACCAAGGCAGCTCGGGGGTCGGCCAATGTGGTCCACGCTTGGTACGGCGCGTCGTCTAGAGATATACAGGGGATTTTGACTCATGGGTTTGGCTTGCCCAGCAAGGTTTCTGGGTCTCATGGTGTTGGTCTCTACCTATCTCATTTATCTTTACCTTTTAG TAGTGGGCTCTTACAGCCCGATGATAATGGCGAAAAACATGTTCTTTTGTGCCGAGTTATATTAGGCAATGTTGAGAAAGTTGAGGCAGGGTCTCAGCAATGCTACCCTTCTAGTATGGAATTCGATACTGGTGTAGATGATCCTAGGACTCCTACGCGGTATGTGGTATGGCCCACTAATATGAATAGGCACGTTCTGCCGGAGTGTGTTGTGAGCTATAAACCTTCTGATCATGTGCCGG gTTCTCTGCCTAGAAAGTACCATGTTGCGGAATTGATTTCGAGGGTCAGGAATTCCCTACCCCCTTCAAAAGTTCAGCAATTGTCGAATCTGGTACATGGTTTAAAG GCTGGGAAGTTAGCAAGAAATGATTTCTGCAGACAGTTTCGATTAGTTGTTGGGGAGCAGTTGCTGCGTTCTGCAATTCCTGAGATGCGTGGCTCGGAACAAG GTCATTTCTGTTCTATGACCCTACTGTGTGTAAAGATTACGCACATGGTGTTGGAGTCAAATATCAGCATGACTTTGATTAAGAGGTTCAGGGACTGA
- the LOC121050329 gene encoding uncharacterized protein LOC121050329, whose amino-acid sequence MHKGYMLCATGKNGNQEFFPFAFAVVDSENHANWDWFFYHLYNILSPQGRNVTFVTDRHSGLLNAVTRVFPDSPHSYCYYHLNENVRGVYRKQSENYFVDKIVEEFMKVAYSPTLASYNFNLHNLKKEGGPPIEEFL is encoded by the exons ATGCATAAGGGATACATGCTCTGTGCTACTGGAAAGAATGGAAACCAag AGTTCTTCCCCTTTGCATTTGCAGTTGTAGATTCTGAAAATCATGCGAATTGGGATTGGTTTTTTTATCATCTATATAACATCTTGTCTCCGCAAGGTAGAAATGTGACTTTTGTTACTGATCGACACAGTGGACTGTTGAATGCTGTTACCAGGGTATTTCCAGATTCTCCTCATTCATACTGCTACTACCACCTTAATGAGAATGTTAGAGGTGTGTACCGAAAGCAATCtgaaaattattttgttgacaaGATTGTGGAGGAATTTATGAAAGTTGCTTATTCACCTACATTAGCAAGCTATAACTTCAACTTGCACAACTTGAAGAAAGAAGGTGGTCCGCCTATCGAAGAGTTTCTGTGA
- the LOC112176331 gene encoding probable inactive poly [ADP-ribose] polymerase SRO3 isoform X2, with product MASHAAADDQTLRADNFVKAVTVRVPSTPRKLRDDHGDDGDSTCCSARSSRAELAANFKRSVAPARVMFYESGSWTNFPGRVVELLRSGFFERKAVLHLEIEGSTYLFDFARMLQIDSGTGSQRSIAWIDDNGKCFFPRRFISDELGCGGSDSPKIEIEIRVDVSGRSSGKRKRDDEVGEEENEVTSFKRQAQPQTNPKPQSSSETWPNVKLLREGERAYTAVSNFFLKGIRRIDPAATISAIRQCVRSGPLDKARLEVFQKQIEITKAARGSANVVHAWYGASSRDIQGILTHGFGLPSKVSGSHGVGLYLSHLSLPFSSGLLQPDDNGEKHVLLCRVILGNVEKVEAGSQQCYPSSMEFDTGVDDPRTPTRYVVWPTNMNRHVLPECVVSYKPSDHVPGSLPRKYHVAELISRVRNSLPPSKVQQLSNLVHGLKAGKLARNDFCRQFRLVVGEQLLRSAIPEMRGSEQDEKKKCR from the exons ATGGCCTCCCACGCCGCCGCCGACGACCAAACCCTCAGGGCCGATAATTTCGTCAAGGCCGTCACCGTTAGGGTTCCGTCGACGCCGCGGAAGCTCCGCGACGACCACGGCGACGACGGTGACTCCACTTGTTGCTCGGCGCGGAGTAGTcgggccgagctggcagccAATTTCAAGCGCAGCGTGGCGCCGGCGCGGGTCATGTTCTACGAGAGCGGGTCCTGGACCAACTTCCCGGGCCGGGTCGTCGAATTGCTCCGGTCGGGTTTCTTTGAGCGCAAGGCGGTGCTCCACTTGGAAATCgaggggtcaacgtacctgttTGACTTCGCGCGCATGCTGCAGATTGATTCCGGCACAGGGAGTCAGCGATCGATTGCGTGGATTGACGACAACGGGAAATGCTTTTTTCCGAGGCGGTTTATCAGCGACGAGCTGGGCTGTGGCGGGTCGGACAGTCCGAAGATCGAAATTGAGATCCGGGTCGACGTTTCGGGTCGGAGTTCGGgtaagagaaaaagagatgatgagGTAGGAGAAGAAGAGAACGAAGTGACGTCGTTTAAGCGGCAGGCTCAGCCTCAGACAAACCCAAAGCCTCAGAGCTCTTCGGAAACTTGGCCGAATGTGAAATtgttgagagagggagagagagcttaCACGGCGGTGAGCAATTTCTTTCTCAAAGGGATCAGAAGAATCGATCCTGCGGCTACGATCAGTGCCATTCGTCAGTGTGTTCGCTCTGGGCCGTTGGATAAGGCTCGCTTGGAGGTCTTTCAGAAGCAAATTGAAATCACCAAGGCAGCTCGGGGGTCGGCCAATGTGGTCCACGCTTGGTACGGCGCGTCGTCTAGAGATATACAGGGGATTTTGACTCATGGGTTTGGCTTGCCCAGCAAGGTTTCTGGGTCTCATGGTGTTGGTCTCTACCTATCTCATTTATCTTTACCTTTTAG TAGTGGGCTCTTACAGCCCGATGATAATGGCGAAAAACATGTTCTTTTGTGCCGAGTTATATTAGGCAATGTTGAGAAAGTTGAGGCAGGGTCTCAGCAATGCTACCCTTCTAGTATGGAATTCGATACTGGTGTAGATGATCCTAGGACTCCTACGCGGTATGTGGTATGGCCCACTAATATGAATAGGCACGTTCTGCCGGAGTGTGTTGTGAGCTATAAACCTTCTGATCATGTGCCGG gTTCTCTGCCTAGAAAGTACCATGTTGCGGAATTGATTTCGAGGGTCAGGAATTCCCTACCCCCTTCAAAAGTTCAGCAATTGTCGAATCTGGTACATGGTTTAAAG GCTGGGAAGTTAGCAAGAAATGATTTCTGCAGACAGTTTCGATTAGTTGTTGGGGAGCAGTTGCTGCGTTCTGCAATTCCTGAGATGCGTGGCTCGGAACAAG